One Rossellomorea aquimaris DNA window includes the following coding sequences:
- a CDS encoding sugar ABC transporter permease codes for MNMKRQKLIRLTLSYAAIGIMFAIILYPVAWIIGSSFNPGQSLSGSSIIPKNATLAHYKELFDLEQSNYMLWYWNSLKVSLSTMALTVLLVSLTAYSFSRYRFAGRKNGLMTFLILQMIPNFAALIAIFVLALLTDLLDTHIGLILVYVGGQIPMNTWLMKGYLDTIPKELDESAKMDGAGHLRIFFQIVMPLAKPIIAVVALFSFIAPFADFIIASILLRSEKMYTLPVALYDMVAKQFGAEFTTFAAGSVLIAVPIALLFLFFQKYFVSGLTAGGTKG; via the coding sequence GAAGAGACAGAAACTCATACGTTTAACACTTTCATACGCAGCCATCGGAATCATGTTTGCCATCATTCTTTACCCGGTTGCATGGATCATCGGATCTTCCTTTAACCCAGGTCAAAGTTTATCCGGTTCTTCCATCATTCCCAAGAATGCAACACTGGCACATTATAAGGAACTATTCGATCTTGAGCAAAGTAATTATATGCTTTGGTACTGGAATTCATTAAAGGTAAGTTTATCAACAATGGCACTTACGGTTTTACTGGTCAGTTTAACGGCTTACTCTTTCTCACGTTACCGCTTCGCCGGTCGCAAAAATGGATTAATGACATTCCTGATCCTACAAATGATTCCTAACTTTGCTGCCTTAATTGCGATTTTCGTTCTAGCCCTATTAACAGATTTATTGGATACTCATATAGGATTGATCCTGGTATACGTTGGTGGACAAATCCCAATGAATACATGGTTAATGAAAGGGTATCTGGATACGATTCCGAAAGAGCTTGATGAATCAGCGAAAATGGATGGAGCGGGACATCTGCGTATTTTCTTCCAGATCGTCATGCCCCTTGCGAAACCGATCATTGCAGTAGTAGCACTGTTTTCGTTCATTGCACCATTCGCAGACTTTATCATTGCAAGTATCCTTTTGCGTTCAGAAAAAATGTACACATTACCGGTTGCCCTTTATGATATGGTAGCAAAACAATTCGGAGCAGAATTCACAACATTCGCTGCAGGTTCTGTCCTGATTGCCGTACCGATTGCCCTATTATTCCTGTTCTTCCAGAAATACTTCGTTTCAGGATTGACGGCAGGGGGTACAAAAGGATAA
- a CDS encoding alpha-amylase family glycosyl hydrolase, with amino-acid sequence MKRRVLSLILVPFLLFYALPVGAVEKEERKWQDETIYFLMVDRFNNGDTSNDKNVDTKNPKAYQGGDFQGVIDKLDYIKDMGFTAIWLTPVFDNQPLGYHGYWITDFYKTEEHFGSIDTFKKLVDEAHKRDMKVMLDFVVNHVGPEHPWVNDPEKSDWFHENQQMNFDNEESLQNAWLYDLPDLNTENPEVKNYLFEAAKWWIEETDVDGYRLDTVRHVPQEFWTEFSVEVKSVKEDFYLLGEVFDRDPQKIAKYNDVGIDGFVNFPQAEEMRSVFQKPDTSMDRLFNFWKYNETYYEDPYLMGTFIDNHDMERFTRLLVQEKLFPGTRWKLALTYMYTTPGIPIVYYGSEIAVDGGNDPDNRRFMNFRADEELIDYITQLGKLRQDYPALTRGTIEPIYEKDGMGIFKRTYGDQTLVIAINNTSKSQKVQLSEEELAENSELKGLLTADLVRIDKDGNYTIVVDREESEVYSLKQKSGLNYPYLLALGTVYVLFLLFIYLVWKRGRKKKQS; translated from the coding sequence ATGAAAAGAAGAGTATTATCTCTCATTTTAGTCCCGTTTCTTCTTTTTTACGCCCTTCCGGTAGGTGCAGTTGAAAAAGAAGAACGAAAATGGCAGGATGAGACCATTTATTTTTTAATGGTCGATCGCTTTAATAACGGGGATACGAGCAATGATAAGAATGTGGATACAAAAAACCCTAAAGCCTATCAAGGCGGGGACTTTCAAGGTGTGATTGATAAGCTGGATTATATTAAGGATATGGGATTTACCGCCATCTGGCTGACCCCGGTCTTTGATAATCAACCCCTTGGGTATCACGGCTATTGGATTACGGATTTCTATAAGACAGAAGAACATTTCGGATCCATCGATACGTTCAAAAAGCTTGTAGATGAGGCCCACAAACGTGATATGAAAGTGATGCTGGACTTCGTTGTAAACCATGTCGGACCCGAACACCCTTGGGTGAATGATCCTGAAAAATCGGACTGGTTTCATGAAAATCAGCAGATGAACTTCGATAATGAAGAAAGTCTACAAAATGCGTGGTTATATGATCTTCCCGATTTAAATACAGAAAATCCCGAAGTGAAAAACTACTTATTTGAGGCCGCCAAATGGTGGATCGAAGAAACAGATGTTGACGGATACCGACTGGATACTGTTCGTCACGTCCCCCAGGAATTTTGGACTGAATTTAGCGTTGAGGTTAAGTCAGTCAAAGAAGACTTCTATCTTCTTGGTGAAGTGTTCGATCGCGACCCCCAGAAGATAGCGAAATACAATGATGTAGGAATTGATGGATTCGTTAACTTTCCTCAAGCAGAAGAAATGCGTTCTGTATTCCAAAAACCGGATACTTCGATGGATCGTCTGTTTAACTTCTGGAAATACAACGAAACGTACTATGAAGATCCCTATTTAATGGGAACTTTTATCGATAACCATGATATGGAACGTTTTACGAGACTGCTCGTTCAAGAGAAGCTCTTCCCGGGTACCAGATGGAAGCTCGCTTTAACATATATGTATACGACTCCAGGGATTCCGATCGTTTACTATGGTTCAGAAATAGCCGTAGATGGCGGAAATGACCCGGATAATCGACGTTTTATGAACTTTAGGGCAGATGAAGAATTGATTGATTACATCACTCAATTGGGAAAGCTTCGTCAAGATTACCCCGCCCTTACAAGAGGGACGATAGAACCCATCTATGAAAAAGACGGTATGGGAATATTCAAGCGTACGTACGGGGATCAAACGCTAGTGATCGCCATAAACAACACAAGCAAATCTCAAAAGGTTCAATTGAGTGAAGAAGAATTAGCAGAAAATAGTGAGTTGAAAGGATTATTAACCGCAGACCTGGTTCGTATTGATAAGGATGGAAACTATACGATCGTAGTCGATCGTGAAGAATCAGAGGTTTATTCCCTTAAACAGAAGAGTGGATTGAATTATCCTTACCTACTGGCACTCGGCACTGTGTATGTCCTCTTCCTACTCTTTATTTATCTTGTATGGAAGCGTGGAAGGAAGAAAAAACAGTCATGA
- a CDS encoding LacI family DNA-binding transcriptional regulator: protein MAVTIKDVAKLANVAPSTVSRVIANNPRISEKTKQKVREAMEQLGYHPNFIARSLANQSTQVLGLVLPGSASTFSQNPFFPTVLRGLSEGAQEKQYALQMSTGQSEEEIYEGVVQMVQGGRVDGIILLYSKVEDKVMNYLKDRGFPFVVVGKPYKYCEEITHVDNDNYRATKEVTDYLLELGHECIGFIGGDLNLVVTVERLLGYEKALRNAGIDMKDDYIIHEEFLREGGREAINELMQLDAPPTALVVADDLMALGVLNTLDEMGIRVPEDISIVSFNNVLLAEMSRPPLTSVDINIFNLGNEAAKSLIQKIENPKEPIKRIIVPHQLVTRCSCSERKEKA from the coding sequence ATGGCGGTCACCATCAAGGATGTTGCAAAGCTTGCAAACGTAGCTCCATCTACGGTTTCACGTGTTATTGCAAACAATCCAAGAATCAGCGAGAAAACAAAGCAAAAAGTCAGAGAAGCGATGGAGCAATTAGGATATCATCCTAACTTCATAGCAAGGAGCTTGGCAAATCAGTCCACTCAAGTTTTGGGGCTTGTATTACCAGGTTCAGCTAGTACTTTTTCACAAAACCCTTTCTTTCCGACAGTTTTAAGAGGACTAAGTGAAGGGGCGCAGGAAAAACAATACGCACTTCAGATGTCCACAGGTCAATCCGAAGAAGAAATCTATGAAGGCGTCGTCCAAATGGTGCAAGGGGGAAGAGTGGACGGAATCATCCTTCTTTACTCAAAAGTGGAAGATAAAGTGATGAACTACTTAAAAGATCGTGGTTTTCCATTTGTCGTCGTCGGGAAGCCTTATAAATATTGTGAAGAGATCACTCATGTGGATAATGACAACTACCGGGCAACGAAGGAAGTAACCGATTATCTCCTGGAGCTTGGTCATGAATGCATCGGCTTTATCGGTGGAGACCTCAACCTCGTTGTAACCGTTGAGCGTCTATTAGGTTATGAGAAGGCTTTGCGTAATGCTGGAATAGACATGAAGGACGATTACATTATTCATGAAGAATTTCTTCGTGAAGGAGGTCGTGAAGCCATTAATGAACTGATGCAATTAGACGCTCCTCCAACGGCTCTGGTAGTGGCCGATGACTTAATGGCATTAGGGGTACTGAACACACTGGATGAAATGGGCATCCGTGTTCCTGAAGACATTTCCATTGTCAGCTTCAACAATGTATTGCTGGCTGAAATGTCCCGTCCGCCGCTTACGTCTGTGGATATCAACATATTCAATCTGGGAAATGAGGCAGCAAAAAGCCTGATCCAAAAGATCGAGAACCCGAAAGAGCCGATCAAGAGAATCATAGTGCCGCATCAGCTTGTCACAAGATGTTCTTGCAGTGAGCGAAAAGAGAAAGCCTGA